The proteins below are encoded in one region of Xenopus laevis strain J_2021 chromosome 8L, Xenopus_laevis_v10.1, whole genome shotgun sequence:
- the LOC108698960 gene encoding thyrotropin receptor, with translation MSPYQTLYLPNCLLHLILLLPYIDATCPVGCECTDGTNHKTTCRNVHVLPEVPPYTETLRLEETHLQTIPADAFSNLPNISNIYISLDTTLQKLEAGSFRRLHKVAHIEIRNVKNLMYIDPDAFQDLPCLKYLGILNTGLSLFPDLTKIHSTSMTVIVEIADNPHIISVPANGFQGLGKEFLTLKLYNNGFTQLQGYIFNGTKLDELYLHKNNLLDELHEELFLGTISGPNLLDMSQTAITSLPTKGLENLKHLLAQSTWTLKKLPPIKTFVHLRKAELSYPSHCCAFQNWTKKKSFLESVICNQSMLHSPTRKRSLGMFMGPYYQDYLEGDSDQTENSKVTDFHSNNHYSVFFEEQGEEEVGFGQEIKNAQSENAPAFENHYEIIICGGSEKLECTPEPDEFNPCEDIMGYNFLRIVVWFVNLLAILGNVFVLFILVTSHYKLTVPRFLMCNLAFADFCMGIYLLLIASVDVHTRSEYYNYAINWQTGPGCNAAGFFTVFASELSVYTLTMITLERWYAITFAMRLDRKIRLRHASFIMLGGWTLCFFLALLPLVGISSYIKVSICLPMDTEAALSQAYIIFVLMLNIIAFIVICACYIKIYFTVRNPQYKSGDKDTKIAKRMAILIFTDFICMAPISFYALSAIMNKPLITVSNSKILLVLFYPLNSCANPFLYAIFTKAFRRDVFILLSKFGICEHQAQVYRGQTVSAKNSSGSCCQRESGGTGQTLANLTNFQKQEQPEGAVQHPLLLEDSSLTAF, from the exons gaggctGGAAGAGACTCATTTGCAAACAATTCCAGCAGATGCATTCTCAAATCTGCCCAACATATCCAATAT TTACATTTCACTAGACACAACGCTGCAGAAGTTGGAAGCTGGCTCCTTCCGCAGACTCCACAAGGTCGCACATAT AGAGATCCGAAATGTTAAGAATTTGATGTATATTGATCCAGATGCATTCCAAGACCTTCCCTGCCTCAAATATTT AGGGATTTTAAACACTGGCCTCTCACTTTTTCCAGACCTAACAAAAATTCACTCTACTTCTATGACTGTCATTGT GGAAATTGCAGATAATCCTCATATCATATCAGTACCGGCCAATGGATTCCAAGGACTGGGAAAGGAGTTCCTTACACT AAAACTATACAATAATGGCTTCACCCAGTTACAAGGATATATTTTCAATGGAACCAAACTGGATGAGCT gTACCTGCATAAGAACAACCTTCTGGACGAGCTTCACGAAGAGCTATTTTTGGGGACCATTAGTGGACCAAATTTGTT AGACATGTCACAGACAGCAATCACCTCCCTTCCAACAAAAGGTTTGGAGAATTTGAAGCATCTTCTGGCCCAAAGCACTTggactctgaagaaactgccCCCAATTAAGACTTTTGTGCATTTAAGGAAAGCAGAATTGTCCTACCCAAGCCACTGCTGTGCTTTCCAGAACTGGACCAAAAAGAAAAG tttcttGGAGTCAGTAATCTGCAATCAGTCCATGTTGCACAGCCCCACCAGGAAAAGATCACTTGGTATGTTTATGGGTCCTTACTACCAAGATTACCTAGAGGGGGATTCTGATCAGACAGAAAATTCAAAGGTGACCGACTTCCATAGCAACAATCACTATTCTGTTTTCTTTGAAGAGCAAGGGGAGGAAGAGGTGGGCTTTGGGCAAGAGATAAAGAATGCTCAGAGTGAAAATGCCCCAGCATTTGAGAATCACTATGAAATCATCATATGTGGGGGCAGTGAGAAGCTGGAGTGCACTCCGGAGCCTGATGAGTTTAACCCATGTGAGGACATCATGGGGTACAACTTTTTGCGCATTGTTGTGTGGTTCGTCAACCTCTTGGCCATACTGGGGAATGTGTTTGTGCTGTTCATACTGGTCACCAGTCATTATAAACTGACTGTGCCTCGTTTCCTCATGTGCAACTTAGCTTTTGCAGACTTCTGTATGGGTATCTACCTTCTCCTTATAGCCTCAGTAGATGTACACACCCGTTCTGAATATTATAATTATGCAATAAACTGGCAGACTGGGCCTGGCTGTAATGCTGCTGGATTCTTTACCGTGTTTGCAAGTGAGCTTTCCGTATATACCCTGACTATGATAACTCTGGAACGTTGGTATGCTATCACGTTTGCCATGCGGCTGGACCGTAAAATCAGGCTGAGGCATGCTTCATTCATCATGTTGGGTGGATGGACATTATGCTTTTTCCTGGCACTTCTGCCATTGGTTGGAATTAGCAGTTATATCAAAGTCAGCATCTGCTTACCCATGGACACAGAGGCAGCTCTGTCTCAGGCTTACATTATCTTTGTGCTGATGCTCAACATCATTGCCTTCATCGTCATCTGTGCTTGTTACATTAAAATCTACTTCACAGTCCGGAACCCTCAGTACAAGTCTGGCGACAAAGACACAAAAATTGCCAAACGGATGGCTATACTAATCTTTACTGACTTCATCTGCATGGCACCCATCTCATTCTATGCTTTGTCTGCCATTATGAACAAACCACTCATCACGGTTTCCAATTCTAAGATTCTGCTGGTACTTTTCTATCCACTTAATTCCTGTGCCAACCCCTTCCTTTATGCCATATTCACCAAGGCTTTTCGCAGAGATGTCTTCATCCTTCTCAGCAAATTTGGTATCTGTGAGCATCAAGCACAGGTTTATCGaggacagactgtgtcggcaaaAAACAGCAGTGGATCCTGTTGCCAGAGGGAGAGTGGTGGGACTGGGCAGACTCTGGCCAACCTGACCAATTTTCAGAAACAAGAACAGCCTGAGGGAGCAGTGCAGCACCCTCTCCTCCTGGAAGACAGTAGCCTGACAGCATTTTAG